A stretch of Oryza brachyantha chromosome 4, ObraRS2, whole genome shotgun sequence DNA encodes these proteins:
- the LOC102706095 gene encoding B-box zinc finger protein 20-like, producing the protein MKVQCDVCAAEAASVFCCADEAALCDACDRRVHSANKVAGKHRRFSLLQPSSSCAQKPPLCDICQEKRGFLFCKEDRAILCRECDVAVHTTSELTRRHGRFLLTGVRLSSAPMDSPAPSVEEAEEDSSSPRSVTGTAAASANDGSSISEYLTKTLPGWHVEDFLVDEATAAAASSSSDGLCQGGLAQIGGVPDDYAAWAGREQLLSDVAVAADERANRERWVPQMHAEWGAGSKRPRASPPCLYW; encoded by the exons atgAAGGTGCAGTGCGACGTgtgcgcggcggaggcggcctcgGTCTTCTGCTGCGCCGACGAGGCCGCGCTGTGCGACGCGTGCGACCGCCGCGTCCACAGCGCGAACAAGGTCGCCGGGAAGCATCGCCGCTTCTCCCTCCTccagccgtcgtcgtcgtgcgcccaGAAGCCGCCGCTCTGCGACATCTGCCAG GAGAAGAGGGGGTTCCTGTTCTGCAAGGAGGACAGGGCGATCCTGTGTCGGGAGTGCGACGTCGCGGTGCACACCACGAGCGAGCTGACGAGGCGGCACGGCCGGTTCCTCCTCACCGGCGTGCGCCTCTCGTCGGCGCCGATGGACTCTCCCGCGCCGTCGGTGGAGGAAGCGGAGGAGGACAGCAGCAGCCCCCGCAGCGTAACCggcaccgccgcggcgagcgcgaaCGACGGAAGCAGCATCTCCGAGTACCTCACAAAGACGCTTCCTGGGTGGCACGTCGAGGACTTCCTCGTAGACGaggccaccgccgctgccgcttcATCCTCCTCGGACGGGCTGTGCCAG GGTGGGCTGGCTCAGATCGGTGGGGTGCCAGACGATTACGCGGCGTGGGCCGGCCGGGAGCAGCTGCTCAGTGACGTTgctgtcgccgccgacgagcgggCCAACCGGGAGCGGTGGGTGCCGCAGATGCACGCGGAGTGGGGCGCCGGCAGCAAGCGACCAAGGGCGTCGCCTCCCTGCTTGTACTGGTGA